One region of Acomys russatus chromosome 8, mAcoRus1.1, whole genome shotgun sequence genomic DNA includes:
- the LOC127192846 gene encoding 40S ribosomal protein S4-like, whose translation MLDKLTVVFAPPPSTGPHKLRECLPLTIFVRNRLEYALTGDEVKKKKKICMQRFIKIDGKVRTDITYPAGFMNVIIIDKTGENFQLLYDTKGCFAVHCITPDEAKLCKVRKIFVGTKGIPHLVTHDAHTICYPDPIIKVNIHIDLEMGKTTDSIRLDTGNLCMVTGGGNLGRIGVITNRERERERERERERERERERERHPGSFYVVHMKGANGNSFATQLSNIFCYWQGQQTMDFSSLRKRNPPHRC comes from the coding sequence ATGCTGGATAAGTTGACTGTCGTGTTTGCTCCTCCTCCATCAACTGGTCCTCACAAGCTGAGGGAATGTCTGCCTCTGACAATTTTTGTAAGGAACAGACTTGAGTATGCCCTGACTGgagatgaagttaaaaaaaaaaaaaagatttgcatgCAGCGCTTCATTAAGATTGATGGCAAAGTCAGGACTGATATTACCTATCCTGCTGGGTTTATGAATGTCATCATCATTGACAAGACTGGAGAGAACTTCCAGCTGCTCTATGACACCAAGGGGTGCTTTGCTGTTCACTGTATTACACCCGATGAGGCCAAGCTGTGCAAAGTGAGGAAGATCTTTGTGGGCACAAAGGGAATCCCACATCTGGTGACCCATGATGCTCACACTATTTGCTACCCTGATCCCATCATCAAGGTAAACATTCATATTGATTTGGAGATGGGCAAAACAACTGACTCCATCAGGCTTGACACTGGGAACCTGTGTATGGTGACTGGAGGTGGTAATTTGGGAAGAATTGGTGTAATcaccaacagagagagagagagagagagagagagagagagagagagagagagagagagagagagagagagacatcctgGCTCTTTTTATGTGGTTCATATGAAAGGTGCCAATGGCAATAGCTTTGCCACTCAGCTTTCCAACATTTTTTGTTATTGGCAAGGGCAACAAACCATGGATTTCTCTTCCCTGAGGAAAAGGAATCCACCTCACCGttgctga